One genomic window of Glycine max cultivar Williams 82 chromosome 16, Glycine_max_v4.0, whole genome shotgun sequence includes the following:
- the LOC121173733 gene encoding protein WHAT'S THIS FACTOR 9, mitochondrial, producing MPQPRAPRFLTLVSLRTPAPPHHPRRRTIFDGTVKPFRHRGLDHAVERERNLKPLLSLKNLIKREPSKSLPVSLIKRSLSLPFRPIEFVRKHPSVFEEFLPVAAAASSPHVRLTPETLRLDTEENLLHHSDSFKRQAADRLLKLLMIARIHKIPLPLVEHLQWDLGLPEDFGETVVPDFPDYFRIADGFLELVCWDHDLAVSVIQGRNVSVNYEPLFPVQFSNGLEMDKKYEKWLREWQKKSYESPYENLSHLPSTSDESDVWVVGVLHEVLHLFVGKKIEKEMLLEFGEWLGLRSRFKRALLQHPGMFYLSSKIGTYTVVLREGYKRGALIEDHPVMNLRNQYVHLMNSVREEGKSSKIVQGKGGVDEVEGKGVEGGEGEGEGDGECVEDGEEEACEVEDASETDFDDDEEESRRCSWKNATVRRGREFGKVKLDIDKPLRGSSRERLPLRDSWRERSIGKTEFCDDEEESQRGSRKIDTGRRSREFGKVKLDADKPLRDSRRERSPLRGSRRERSIGKTGFCHDEEESQRGSRKIDTGRRGREFGKVKLDVDKPLRDSSRERSPLRDYRRERSPLRGSQSERSIGKIGKKNSFEASKRRQVRGAHIDVENTQDRSRFSNRSSLTSKKTPVL from the exons ATGCCTCAACCTAGAGCACCGCGGTTCCTCACCCTCGTCTCCCTCCGCACCCCCGCCCCTCCCCACCACCCCCGCCGCCGCACCATCTTCGACGGCACCGTCAAACCCTTCCGCCACCGCGGCCTCGACCACGCCGTAGAGCGCGAGAGAAACCTCAAACCCTTACTCTCCCTCAAAAACCTCATCAAACGCGAACCCTCCAAGTCCCTCCCCGTCTCCCTCATCAAGCGCTCCCTCTCCCTCCCCTTCCGCCCCATCGAGTTCGTCCGCAAGCACCCCTCCGTCTTCGAGGAGTTCCTCCCCGTCGCCGCCGCCGCCTCCTCCCCCCACGTCCGCCTCACCCCCGAAACCCTCCGCCTCGACACCGAAGAGAACCTCCTCCACCACTCCGACAGCTTCAAACGCCAAGCCGCGGACAGGCTCCTCAAGCTCCTCATGATCGCTAGAATCCACAAAATCCCCCTGCCCCTAGTTGAACACTTGCAATGGGACCTCGGCCTCCCCGAAGATTTCGGGGAGACCGTGGTCCCGGACTTTCCTGACTACTTCCGGATCGCAGACGGGTTCCTGGAGCTCGTCTGCTGGGACCACGATCTAGCCGTTTCGGTTATCCAGGGCCGAAACGTTAGTGTTAATTATGAACCATTGTTTCCTGTGCAGTTTTCTAATGGTTTAGAGATGGATAAGAAGTATGAGAAGTGGTTGAGAGAGTGGCAGAAGAAGTCTTATGAGTCTCCTTATGAGAATTTGTCTCATTTGCCGAGTACTAGTGATGAGTCTGATGTTTGGGTTGTTGGTGTGTTGCATGAGGTACTTCATCTTTTTGTTGGGAAGAAGATTGAGAAGGAGATGTTGTTGGAGTTTGGGGAGTGGTTGGGGCTGAGGTCGAGGTTTAAGAGGGCGTTGTTGCAGCATCCGGGGATGTTCTATTTGTCTAGTAAGATTGGGACCTATACTGTTGTTTTGAGAGAGGGGTACAAGAGGGGTGCACTGATTGAGGATCATCCGGTGATGAATTTGAGGAACCAGTATGTTCATCTGATGAATAGTgttagggaagaaggaaaatcGAGTAAGATTGTGCAAGGTAAGGGTGGTGTGGATGAGGTGGAGGGAAAAGGTGttgaaggaggagaaggagagGGTGAGGGTGATGGGGAGTGTGTGGAGGACGGTGAAGAGGAGGCATGTGAAGTTGAGGATGCTAGTGAAACTGATTTTGACGATGATGAAGAGGAGTCTCGAAGATGTAGTTGGAAAAATGCTACCGTTAGAAGGGGCAGGGAGTTTGGGAAAGTGAAGTTAGATATTGATAAGCCTTTGAGAGGTTCTTCAAGGGAAAGATTGCCTTTGAGAGATTCATGGAGGGAAAG ATCGATCGGGAAAACTGAGTTTTGCGATGATGAAGAGGAGTCTCAAAGAGGTAGTCGGAAAATTGATACTGGTAGAAGGAGCAGAGAGTTTGGGAAAGTGAAGTTAGATGCTGACAAGCCTTTGAGAGATTCTCGGAGGGAAAGATCACCTTTGAGAGGTTCTCGGAGGGAAAGATCGATTGGGAAAACTGGGTTTTGCCATGATGAAGAGGAGTCTCAAAGAGGTAGTCGGAAAATTGACACTGGTAGAAGGGGCAGAGAGTTTGGGAAAGTGAAGTTAGATGTTGACAAGCCTTTGAGAGATTCTTCAAGGGAAAGATCTCCTTTGAGAGATTATCGGAGGGAAAGATCCCCTTTGAGAGGTTCTCAAAGTGAAAGATCGATTGGGAAAATTGGGAAGAAGAATTCATTTGAAGCTTCAAAAAGAAGACAAGTGCGAGGTGCACATATAGATGTTGAGAATACACAAGATAGATCAAGATTCTCTAATAGAAGTTCATTAACCAGCAAGAAAACCCCTGTTTTGTAG